From the genome of Solanum dulcamara chromosome 12, daSolDulc1.2, whole genome shotgun sequence:
ATGTCAAATGACGAAGTCAAAACAAACAGCCGTGAGATTTTTACATCATTTAAGGCCACCATTCAAATTTTACTTGTTTAATTATTCACAAATTTTGCTAGATTTGATACTGTCTTCATTTTACCTATCTTGTTAACTTGTTCACAAGTTCAGTCGGATAAGTAAAACTTGTGTATTGCTTCTTAGGAGAAGTTATGTTGTTGGGTCTATATTTGCACAAAttctttgaaataaaaatttaatgtaGAGAGCTTGGTAATGTATTTGGTTGTTAACATTTGAACAATTACAAGGTGGTATTAATCCGATATATAAATGCATAATCAAATAACTTGAACAACACCATTTCATTATCTTTTAATCATTgcaagaaaatatataaaacttCTGATATGAATTTCAAACAAACATCAAATACCCCAAAATGCTCCCACAATCTCATCTAGTGTCCAAGAATTCAAGACTTAAAACAAAAGAAGCAAACAAGATTGTTACATATCGACTGGCACACGTTTATACAAGTGTGCTGGCAATCTTGGAGTAGGAATAGCTTGTATTGGATTTTTCATGTAAGTAACTGTTCCGGGGCTCTCTGTCAAGTCGATATCCTCCGGGCTAACACCTGGGGGAGGAGACCACGTAAAATGATGCAACAAATGACCCAACATAGACGTGACCAAGTTGATAGCAAGTTGTGCACCAGGGCAAACACGCCTTCCTGCACCAAATGGTAGTAGCCGATAGTCGTGTCCCTTCATGTCAACGTCTTCCTCAAGGAAGCGTTCTGGTCTAAACTCCAACGGGTCCTTCCACACTGCTGGATCACGAGCCACAGCCCAAACGTTTACGTGCACGATGGCTCCCTTAGGAATGTCATAACCGCCGATCTTGATACTAGCACTCGCCTTATGTGGAAGCATTAAAGGAGTTGGAGGGTGCAACCTTAGAGCCTCTTTGGCTACACATTGAAGGTAAGGAAGTTTTGAGAAATCGGTTTCTGACATGATCCGGTTCGATCCGATTACCCTGTCAAGCTCCTCTTGAGCCTTTTGTTGCACCCTTGGGTTCCTAACTAGCTCTGCCATTGCCCATTCTACTGTTATGGTTGTTGTGTCCATTCCTGCTGTAATCATATCCTACACAATTTCATGTACAAACATTTAATATGAATTGAGAATGAGTGATACAATTTGTATGATTATGCAAAAATAAATGCTAGACAGTTCATTGAGTCCTATATTCTCAACTTCTATCATACACTTCCAAAGTTCTTGTTTTAGTCAATTTTCATGAGAATCAAATTCACAAGATTGAAAACACATCAACATCAATCTTGTAAGTTGCTATGTTTTCTTTGTTATCATttttcctattcataattattttgatttgctgcacttgagccgagggtcctTCAGAaccaacctctctacctcctcgAGGTAGGGGTATAGTTTGCATACACTCTATtgtccccaaaccccacttagtatgttgttattgttgaaaCCACATCAACATAAATATGAATCATCATACCCAAAATCCTAACTTATTCAAATCCTTGAGGTAACACAATATACAATATCCTTCTAAAGTTCTTGTTTCTAATTTCACAAAATAGTTCTGTCATTGtccctaccctccccagaccccacatggtgggatcacactgggttcgttgttgttgttgttgttgtagttctgTCATTGTCCGTTCTTGCTTATATCATAGACACATCAATGTACTTGCATTCTCGGTATACATATCTATACATTTTCAAATTGTACATTCTTCAACATATCACAGACACATTTTTCAAAAGATGGTTCATTCTTTATAGACAAATTATTGTTGCATTCTCTGCACACATACACATTTTCATATTTAGTTCTTTAACATGTCACAGACACATCAGTGTACTTACATACTCGATATACATACAGCAATTTTCATATTGTTCGTTCTCTATCATGTCAAAGATGCATTTTCTACAGATGGTTCGTTCTTTATCATGCCACAGATACATTTCAAAAGATGGTTCATACTTTATCATGCGACAGACACATTTTCAAAAGATGGTTCATTCTTTATCATGTCATAGACACATAAATATACTTGTATAGTCTCTATCTAAAACTAACATAAATATACTTGCATAGTCTCTATCTAAAACTAAGTTATACAATTATAGTTTTCTTTTACCAATTGGGTTAACCTCTTGACTCCATAGAATGAAACAGTAGCTCTTTCACCAGATAAACACACTGACATGTACATGTACAAGATACAATTAGTACTTACCCAGAGGAGGCCAATAACAGTATCATCACTAAGATCATACTGCTTCTGAAGAGTAAGCAAAGCATCGACGAAATGCTGCTTAGTATCACCAGTTTTCTTGCGAGCCAAAGTGTGTTCGTCCATGATAATTCTTGTTAACCGGTCTCTACGTTCAGAGTGTTTCACTAGTGCCTCATTTTCCATTGAGAAAAACCAACGGAGCCATGGAACGTACTCTGCCAAGGGAAGTTTTCCACCGATTTTGATGCCATTAGATACAATGCCCTTGAATTCTTGGCCTTGTTCATCAATCTCACCTGCTGAGTTCATGAACCTTTTACCAAATGTTAACCTTGTAATGTTGTTGAATGCTACTGATCCCAAGTACTCTCTCATCAACAGGCTTTTGCCTGTGTTATCTGCAGATTATTAAGCATTATAATTAGCACATGAGTAGATTACACACAGATTGGACCGTGTTTAGTAAATTAGACATAACTTTGGACATAAAAATCCAAATGAGGAACTATTTGAACCCTTGAAAAATGTGGAAAcaaagagctttaatttgatatataatGTACATTCCAAGTTGACTTACAATACATATGTTGGTCGTTAACTTCTATGATTTGTTAACTTCAAGAGTTTAAAATCTGTTCATTCTCAAAAGTTAATCAAGTACACATGATGATTATACTACAAAGTTATCTAAATAGGTAACCTAGCACATGAAGTATCTCGCATTTTTGTAGGGTCGGGTAAGAGTCCCCATGTTATGTAGATAATCTATCCCGACGCAAGCATCAATAGTTGATTCCATGGCTCGAACCCATGACGTATAGGTTACATATGGAGACAACTTCTTAAAAATTGTTATCCGAGAAagtaattttaactttttattaTATGCCATGTCACTACACCAAAAATGAGCTTTACCAATAGCTTAATTGTTGTTAAATATAAATATGTTGCTTTTTTTGAGTCAATTATTAGTGACAATTATATTTTGTCGCTAAAGCCTATAAAGACAGTGGATCTAATAACAAAATGTTTTAGCACTCTTTGCTAATATACGTATTTATAGCCGctaaaagttgattttgacctatcacaaaaataataaaggaCAAACAAGAAATGAATATGTGAAGAGATCCATAGGCAAATTCACCTAATCTACTTCACCAACATTGCTAATTACTCCTCCTTCTTCAATTTAAATCTCATTTTGTTATTtaatccttttttaaaaaaagaatatctCTTTCTAAATTCGATAACTCTAATTTCACCATATATAACTAAAAGAACATTTGTAACGTATCATAAAACTACTAGACCCTGAGCTACAAAAATCACTTAAATATGCGACTAATCTAGCttcaaaattatataaaataaatcataaactctccataacaaaaataaatcacTAGTATAACAAACAAAAGACACAAcacaaaataataaatcaattaaataaaattaacatACCAGGCTTAGTACAGTcattgaaaatattttccacCATGGCAGTAACTTCATCTTCTCTAATGGGCCTAAGAGATTCAAGTCTCTTTGGAGTAAAAAGCTCAAGATTACAAAGCTTCCTTACTTTCACATAATGAGGCCCATAATCGGCCCATATCAAATCCATCCCATTTCTGCTCAAATTATTAGCAGCCCTAGTCCTAAATCGATCTGTTAAATTCTGATCATTCTCTTTCAATACTTGTTTAGCTAACTCAGCTGTTGTTACCACAACGTTTAGCTGTGAACCAAAGTATACTGAGAAAATTGGGCCGTAAATTTTGGCCCAATCGGCGAAGCATCGGAATCTCACCGGTTTTATGTCGTAGAGGTTTCCGACCACCGGTAATGGCCGTGGACCTGGTGGCAATTTGAATCGGAGACGGTGGTAGAGTTTATGAGCTAGGAAAATTAGGGTTATGGAAATTAGAATTAAAAATAGAGCCATTGATGGAATATTTGTTGTTTTTTGGGGGGGAGAAGTAGGTGATTTATATAACTATGGAGTTCAATGGCAGCTATTGGAGTTGTGGTAGGTGAAACTACAAAGAAGAGGTAGTTGGGACTGAAAATGATTGTACAATATTTGGTGGCACGTTTTTCCCAATCACGTGGCTGATTTTCGACCAATTTTCTTCTGTTCTCTGTTGAATTTGATTTTGCTTATTTTGAAGGGTAATGTCCGCAGTAAGACTTATTACTGCGGGTGTACATCCACAAGTTAGTTCgatttaattcataaaataattatataattttttcaataatttgatgCCATGAGATAATAACGTAATTTTATAGattataaaatagaaataatagtaattaacatgaaaagaactatattagtgcaatacaaataaaaaaattaggataATAATGTAAATTAGAGGCTAAAAGATAAATATAGTAACCAATAAGGTActatattaatatttatgtagggataaaataataaattactaTTATCTTAATAAATTATCGATTTATTCAtaattcaatattaaaaaatcaataacacgattattttttattaaaaactcattaaatcaataattcaataaCAATAATCTAATAGCATTTTTATGGATtcaatttattataaatttggTTTTTGCACATTCCTACTTATTACGGCAGGGGAATCACAATTATGATGAGGGAGAATGTCTGCTCAAATGAATGCTCTATTATTAAGGCACAGTGTTGAAAAACACTAATTGAAATTAACGTTTAATTGGAGACTTTAATCATTGACTTAACATGATTACATAATAGTCTCCAACACTTATAAAGCGGCATAATTATAGACCGACTCCATGTGAGGTCTTACAAGGTCAATCtaactttttcttcatttcatatTAAACATAATTGGTTGTACCATACGTTTATCTCAAAAACAACATTTCGTAATAATAAATTACTCTATAGTATTTTCTGGACACTCCCCCCCACCCCCAACGTAGCTTCTTCCCTATCATCAACCAAAactaattataaaaattaaaacatactACTAAATTCTACTCATTCCCTTCGTTTATTTTTACTGGttcaatttgaatttggagAAATGATTGATGTTTAATCTTAAATTTTGAGAAATGTGAAGAATGAGTACTTAATGtctagggtaaaacatgaaaaataatattttatttgttcacaTTTACTCGTCTACTTTACACGTccttaaaaataagaattattatgaatattttattaccatattcatattaattgattAATAGTGTTGTATGTCTTGAGAACGTTTTGggaaataagtaattaatattgAACTAGGTATAATTGCACAATAAATTGTCAGATCCAAAATTCATGCAGAAGAATTAATTGAGCATTTATATTACTCACGAGCAATACGTTATTGAATTACTCAAtgttttttaaaacaaatattcAATGTTAGGACATGACAATATTAGTGTAACTTGACATCCTAGTTTATAAAGCTTTTGGCTAAAAAAATTGTCTTCAATTTTGTACATCTTTTCAAGTGAAAGCCCTAGGCCAACCTTGATAGCATGGTGctaaaaatttcaacttcatgtTGTGCATATTGCTTCTGCTTATTCTTGAGTTCCTTGTACATCATTTTCACATCTCTGGAAAAATCAATAGTTAAATTTTGAGAGcacaataaagaaaaataccGCACGAAAACGAATAAATAACATATGTATGCATGTATGTAGTAGACTATGTTGCTCAGACTTTAAAAATGTTGTACACGTGTCGGATCTTCCAAATATACAATACTTTTGGAGAATCTGATGACATTTTTGAAAAGCTCGAGTAGCAACATAGGTGGTGGGTATATAGTGTACCTGTTGTTTGGATCAACTTCAAGAGCTTTCTTAATATCAATTTCAGCCTTTTCCAGTTCATTGATTCTTAGGTATGCTTGAGCCCTTCTGAATAGAGCTTTGACATTACAAGGATCATAATCTATAACCTGTTTCCACATTATATCACAAGAGATTTGTCAGACCAAAAAATACTTTCAACAGTTAGAGCCGTCAGTATGGGCTTGGCCTACTGGACAGGCACAACTCAGCTCGTGTTTGATTGGGCTAGGCTAAAATTTTTGGAGCACATATAAAATGAAGTTCTTTTAGCACGGCCCAAACACACCCACTGGCCATTGGCCCATGAGGCTTTTTAAGAAAGAGTGTGACTTATAGTGAAGAGGAAACAGGGCAAATAGTGAACCTTGCTACATAGCTTTGAAGCTTCTTGATGCTCTCCCATCTTCAACTTGCAAGCAGCATTGTTCAAATAACACGATAATCGCAAAGTATTTGCTCGACACTTATCATCGTTGTTGAATGAGTGATTAAATTGGATGAATTTCGAGGCCTGCAATTCACAATACATACACTTCAGCTTACAGAAATTACATAAGTCGGCTCTAACTTATTTGGAACTCAAAAATATGTAGATCAGAACGCAACAAATTTGAAAATACAAGGATGTAAAACGATTACATTCCTTCTCATACTTCCTTGAGGCATATTGAAACTTCCCATCTTTGAATAGTTCATTTCCTTCACTCTTAATTTTTTCACATGCTTCAAGTTTTTCTTTTGTGTCCATTTTCCAAAATGGTTTCACCTGTatgaatcaagaaaataatttatttttaaaaattttaatttgatcaTTCTGAAACTAGAAGGATTCAATagattgttttttttataaaaaaaaaaccttgTTGAAATCAACCAATTTGATCTCATAAAGCACAGAGTCTAAGCTGATTGTCACTATggcttcttctccttttttcatAGTCATGACAGCTCTATCTAAACTTTCATTTAATTGCCCTGCATTCATCAACATAACAAGTTTATTTCAAGTTCTAGTTTGAGCTTCAGGAATGGAGAAAAGGAACACTGTCCCGGCCCTTAAACGGGTCATATGTAGCACAAATCTAGGTTATTAGCTCGGGCTAAAGGAATTCAGATGAACCCCGTTGTGCTTCCTATTTCCAGCATTGTATCCGTGCAGACTGGTCCGAACAACAtcgttataattttttaaaaaagaaacaagacaAAGAGGAAAAGTTTACCTTCTAAACATACATATTCAAAAGGTTCTTCATCTGATCCTTTTCTTTCAAATATAGTCCCATCTTGTAGCTTTCCAATATAGACCACTACAAGAACATAAAATATCCAAATTTTCACCtttttgattttataaatttattgaacaaacAAATTTAATTTGTGAAAATTAATTACCTTTTGCACGGGATCCTTCATTAGGATGATCATAACCTTCACCAGCCTTAATTAACTTCTTAAGAACCTTGTTATCTCCGATAACATCAACAACACTTTTCCATGAAATCAACTCAagataaattatcaaattggaATTTGATTGCAATATTCCAATTCCATCAccatcaaaacttgaatttccAAAATAATCTTCAAAATGATTAGACaaaatttaatcaatttttttttggcttataaatAATACTAATTTCTTATTGTGTTTATCAAACTTACAAGCTGGCTTCACAGTTAACTCAACTATTTCTCCTTTTCTCATTGTCTTTATAGATTTCTTCATGGCTGGATATAGGTAACCTAATAAAGGTACAAATTCTATTAGTAGTAATTGTACTTAAAGACTGTTGCTAATTGAATCTTTCAAAAATGTTATCGTGCCTATGTCAGATATACAAAAAGTGTATagtttttggaggatccgacataAACAGATAATATTTGTTTGAAGAGTACAAGCAACATAAGTGTTAGAATGTAAAAAAAGAATTGTAAACATGTATTTACCTTCCAGTAAAGAAAACTCAACACCATCATCAGATCTTGACAGAATTTTTCCATCTGCAGAGCTTGCTACATACTTCACTATCCAATAAAAAAGAGGTaatagaaattttaaaaaacatgAAGAAAATTGGAATTTAATTTGTCTACCAAAAAATAGGAATGAATTAATAATAAGTGAAAAAAGAGAAGATATTACCTAGTACTTCATCGACATCTCTAGGTGTAGCCCATCCTTCaccttcttttattattttcttcaatattcctCCATCTCCACTTATATCTCTAATTGAATTCCAAGAAACCAATTCTATTTCAAAAATGAGTGttgaatttggaggaattaGAGGGGGCGAACCAATTTCTCCATAAGCCAAATTTGGTGGAATTGTAAAAATTGCTCTTTCACTCTTTTTCATTGTTGCAATTCCCTCATCCCATCCTTTAATAACTTCACCTGAAAAGAACAAGGTATTTTGTATCAAAAAAGTCACTTACAAATAAATTTTACAGATCGAGTATCAATTGTCATATTGTTGAAAAGTGTCACTTTGTGGCTTGAGAGATCTTTTGAGTGAAATAACATTACATAAGTCTTTctgatttaaaagaaagaaagaaatgtgACATTTTGAGTGAATTAACAAAAAGTTAATTTTCTTAATTCACTAGTAAAAGAAATGATTTCACTCACCTATTTTCAATATTTCAGTAACTTTTTAAGTAAGGAACTTTTTGATTACACTGATTATTTAAATAGTTCATTAAACTATCAATATATATTacttaaatacaaaaaatataatactagTAAACAAGTATTTAAATAATGTAAAAGAAAGCAGAATATTACCTTGTCCTAGGTTGAATGTAAAAGGCTTTCCTCTATCATAGCTTGAATCAAAAAATTCCCCATCTTGAAGTTTCACTCTGTAATGAACTAAacaaaaactcaagaaaataagtaattaattaattaatcaaaaaaatcatACCTTGGATTTCAAAAACAACATACGTAACGTAGTTCCACAAAGTAGGGTATAGAGAGGATAGAATATCCatagaccttacccctacctcaaaggtagagaggttgttgtcgatagaccctcaactcaaaaaaaaaacagttcAAAGCATTTCAGAAAAAGAAGCACCAGAAGTGAaagcataattttatttttaaaaaaatttaaacttgGGTCTTCACCCcatttattaataataaaaaaaacaaggaACACAAAAGACTATAACAAAATAATTCACTAATCGaagttcaaaaaataataaaatagttATAGATATAACTACAGGAGCAATACTACCACTACATACATACCTTGAATTTCATCACCATGAAATGGTGTCTTCCAAGAATTACCCTTTTGCAGAATCTTTTTTCTCAAGCCTTCTTTCCCAATTACTCTCTCTTGTAATTCTTGAATTTCAGTTTGAAAATTCATTTTGTTACTTTTCTCATAATTAAAAGCCTTCATTttgcttctttttctctttagtGAAAGAAGATAAGTTTTGTTGTATAGTAGACAAAGAAGATAAGCCGTTAGTTTCCCACACTTTTAAAAAGTTCTTTCAGTTAGGATTTCTTTCCATAATTGCCCCTGTTTAAATAACTTTGTGCAAAAATATCCTCGGCGTTACAATACTTTACATTTTTTATCAATCCGACAAGATTAGTGAACAATTTAACAAGATATGAAAATGAAGATTGCATTATTGTTAATATGCAGTTCTTTGGGATAGCTTTATGCACTAAGCTCTTATTATGTGCAAATTTTAAAAAGGATCAGACAACTAGAATCTATTATCCACATCTGTCATAGCCCGTGAATAATTGAACACAAATGAAGTATGTTAATTCGATATGAGAATAAAGATTGTACTAAAGTTATGATCGTTAGTCGTAACTTGTTGAAGCTCAATTTTTAGCTCTATTGAGGCCATTTTGCACAAATTCCTTAAAGAGGGAACACAAGTTAAACAACCAGCATTAAATGGCCATATTCTGCAAATCACCCCATTGGTACCAGACACCTGAGCTCGACCCGTTATATGTTAATTGGGCTTTGGACCAACAGTACTAGACCCAATGAACATAAACAGATTCACGTTAGGGCTTAGCATAACCCAAAATTTGGAGTGAGCAAGCCCAAGATCCTAGCCAAGCCGGTCCAGCAAAAAAGGCCCACAATTGCTATTCTACCTATTTGTCAAGACATGGATAAAAACAAGTATACTAAAGTGCTAACAATGACAAGTCACAATAGTAATTACCACTAGTACATGTAAAACAATGCTAGTTAGGTAGTTGTAGTATTGCTTTTCTAATTTTGTGTCCTTCAATTATCTGTTGTTTCGTCTACTTCAATTATCgtactattttattttagttaaagttcaaaatattttgttatgctTTCGCTTTTTTTTCTGaactattttttctttattggaAACAATCTCTAAGGTAGGGATACAAAATTTTGTGAAACTACATTTgatacattattatttttattattattattgtaaacACTAATTTAAGACAAGTGGTAGGTAATCTAACCATATGATTTTTGGGGTTCTCCTCACTATAGGACAGAGAAACTTTAAAGTGTAATAATAGGTAAAAATGGATACGTTATGACAAAGCAAATATATGTGGAGAATCGATGTTTCATGTAATCATATATGTGTCCACCAAACTCATCCTAGTGAGTGTCTTCC
Proteins encoded in this window:
- the LOC129876173 gene encoding cytochrome P450 98A2-like; its protein translation is MALFLILISITLIFLAHKLYHRLRFKLPPGPRPLPVVGNLYDIKPVRFRCFADWAKIYGPIFSVYFGSQLNVVVTTAELAKQVLKENDQNLTDRFRTRAANNLSRNGMDLIWADYGPHYVKVRKLCNLELFTPKRLESLRPIREDEVTAMVENIFNDCTKPDNTGKSLLMREYLGSVAFNNITRLTFGKRFMNSAGEIDEQGQEFKGIVSNGIKIGGKLPLAEYVPWLRWFFSMENEALVKHSERRDRLTRIIMDEHTLARKKTGDTKQHFVDALLTLQKQYDLSDDTVIGLLWDMITAGMDTTTITVEWAMAELVRNPRVQQKAQEELDRVIGSNRIMSETDFSKLPYLQCVAKEALRLHPPTPLMLPHKASASIKIGGYDIPKGAIVHVNVWAVARDPAVWKDPLEFRPERFLEEDVDMKGHDYRLLPFGAGRRVCPGAQLAINLVTSMLGHLLHHFTWSPPPGVSPEDIDLTESPGTVTYMKNPIQAIPTPRLPAHLYKRVPVDM
- the LOC129877731 gene encoding 70 kDa peptidyl-prolyl isomerase-like, which translates into the protein MKAFNYEKSNKMNFQTEIQELQERVIGKEGLRKKILQKGNSWKTPFHGDEIQVHYRVKLQDGEFFDSSYDRGKPFTFNLGQGEVIKGWDEGIATMKKSERAIFTIPPNLAYGEIGSPPLIPPNSTLIFEIELVSWNSIRDISGDGGILKKIIKEGEGWATPRDVDEVLVKYVASSADGKILSRSDDGVEFSLLEGYLYPAMKKSIKTMRKGEIVELTVKPAYYFGNSSFDGDGIGILQSNSNLIIYLELISWKSVVDVIGDNKVLKKLIKAGEGYDHPNEGSRAKVVYIGKLQDGTIFERKGSDEEPFEYVCLEGQLNESLDRAVMTMKKGEEAIVTISLDSVLYEIKLVDFNKVKPFWKMDTKEKLEACEKIKSEGNELFKDGKFQYASRKYEKASKFIQFNHSFNNDDKCRANTLRLSCYLNNAACKLKMGEHQEASKLCSKVIDYDPCNVKALFRRAQAYLRINELEKAEIDIKKALEVDPNNRDVKMMYKELKNKQKQYAQHEVEIFSTMLSRLA